ccatattcatgaaaacagaggcatggaccttgctcagtatatcccttcccaaaaggggtgagggagattttGGCaggatcagaaactcgtgtgaaaacagcacagaacaatcccacttctggtgCCCCTCCTTTGCACAGTAATAgtaagcccatcccttttcacctgggcccctctgggcatttttctcaggctgtttaagaacgtttttcatagccatggcgaaggcttccgccttttcctgtcttttttttttgcctttttttcttttcctcatattccctaccataataagactgtctgagccagttgtaacagagaatctaaagactgatttggtccataggcctgttttaatagcttactgcggatatctggagccgactgagtgagaaatctatcctttaagatcactttttcctcttcactttcgggatcaatctcagtgaatctgcgaaaggcttctctcagtctatctaggaatttaccaggagcttccttctcctcctattctatgtctgccaatttgccatagtttaaaggcttagaacgcgcctgcctaagtccttcaagaatacatctaacaaaatgactctgatcccatcttcctttagctgtgttgtagtcccagtctggttctatagttgggaccgcctgaCTCCCAGTGAGGAGGGCCActatctcgttctccctcttccctactgatttattaccaagccattcatctccataagcaaccgcttttcccaaaacttgaATCTTTGACTTGGGAgccagcgtttgtcccaagatatacatcacatccttccaagtgaggtcataaagcagagtaacacctttaaaagctctaatatatttttctgggtcatCTAAATAGTCTctcagatcctccttgattctttgtattttttgataagagaaaggcttattaactctcacagactgattatttttcccagtgggtgtttcataaagaggcaacagcttgtgtggctattcctcagtctctctggctgctctgcgcatatgatcccagggatagattggagaaacctgtttttctttttctctctgcctcctgtcctccatctcatctcttacttcgatggtctgagtttctactgaaaccagagtagtccgaggtcgtactgagacaggagttgtttggacctccatgtgggcagtttgaatcccagtttggagtccccggtacaggggcaaagtaagaggacaggagggagcttgggaatcaaatctatcccagtttttcaggatacagttcaaaggagtgaggctgcaattgttagctcccatctgtaagagagaaaaaaaagcgaccagcgccattttttctaccggaggcgtccctccctgctctagatgggggtgtagacagacgttacaccaaaagcttttccttcctggtcggacttagtctgtcccttaccgatgCAGGCGCtgtactcgtccctcccggttctaccaccgatggggtggggatgtaccaggggtagacttgatagcatccctacttgacgtccagctcttcccCTTTAACCTTgtttgcctctgatgtcacccggggtgaatcagagtaaccttccggaatgcctcccaagctaagaccgctGTGGGAAACATtcatcacctgagtgcctgtgcacgaccctgagtatttcctgaccacaataagactgacacgaacataaaactgagatgttcttttcTAGCATCACCACACCAttataacagcctcctctgatccactaagagccggcattaccaaagaaaaaaaacccagtgcagtcccaatctgagtaacctttaacctcagagatgttctgggagctagagctccatctagcttccgaactttcgattcctagcgaggctaggcgCTTTACTGGccaccaatccaagtttgggacctaagccaccgtacacaataacagtatagatcacaagtcccttgaaagtctatgatccaatagattaggttagtacttctaattcccaaagagttatgaaatggtcagagaccgaaaagtttgaccgagaaaggagagttcggtccacacgctttgcccatttctggtcggttcccgaaggagacattgggcgcctcttggcattggcaggtcggtataacaccccgacaggtttctgccataagctgtatgagatcaccgtggaaccgcagagcagggctccttacttgcttcatgcagggcatgccattcattcacacaagcacatggtagagttagtaaagcatggcagaaaacgtgttcactaagagaacaaagaactaaagctccaagcatccttaccctgtcctgaaggatcctggacgagcccccaagatgaaaggttgttgttgaatcacgcgaatacaccgggattcttggcccccggagaagaagaattcaatctggggccagagacgaggctttattgctcagagcttttgtgtaataaagtttttttaaagtataaaggagatagagaaagcttctgacataggcatcagaagggggcagaaagagtacccgcttgctagtgttagcaatgaagttatatactctccaatgaatccaaagaatgtctggaggttgtaaagacctcacctgacctactcccataatttacattttaagataacagaattagccagaaggtttaatccagagactgtccttaggcaggatacattattgttatataatcctaaggaatgtggagaaagaaaaaaagtttgtccttccttcctccttgagaattccagacccctctctccttggggactcctagactccttatcaacctgcctaggaaatgactctctcattggTAAATGGACATCAGAATGACAACAAACACTACCACGTTGCTGTGTTTAATTCCGAACCCTTATGGCTTCATATGAAACCTGGAAAAGCTCCCTCAGATTTCTATCCAATTTATCTCCAGTATTAATTCATTCATATCAATTAAAGAATACTCTctgacaaatattttcttccatttactaTATGCACAGGATTCCTTCCAGAAGAAATTCACAGACTTTGAACGAGTTTTGCACTCTGACTGAAGGAATCCCACATTGTTGCTATCACAGGACTTCTCTCAAGTATGAATTTTTTGGTGTTTAAGCAGGTTTGAACTTCTGTTAAAGGTTTTCTTACATTGCTTACATTTGAatggtttctctcctgtatgaattGTTTGATGTCGAGTAAGTGAGGAGCCACGGGTGAAGGATTTTCCACACTTAACACATTCATAGAGATTATTTGCAGAATGGAGTCCTGGATTTTTATTACTGTCTTCATGCTCACTGATGGCTTTTCCACATTGACTGCCTTCCCAGGCTTTTGTTGCAGCGTGAATTTTTTGATGCTTTGTAAGGTTTGAACGTCGGTTGAAGCATCTTCCACATTCACTGCATTGATAGGGTCTCTCTCCTGTGTGAATGATCTGATGTCGAATGAGTGATGAACTGCGGCTGAAGGCCTTTCCACACTGATAACATTTATAGAAATTCACGGTGGTATGACTTTTGGGGTGCTGAATATCTGTACTCAGGCTCAAGGCACTCCCACACTTATATTCTGAATGCTGCTTACCTATTGAGTCTAAATTAAATTCAAAGTTAGTTTTAAGCTGATCACACTTTGGGGAATCCTTTCTCATAGGAATTTCCTGTTGTGTATCAAAAATTGACTTAACTGACTTAACATCAGCGCTTaccttattttcactatattcaaAGTCTCCCTCCTCAGTGTACATTATATTAGGAATGAAAACTTCTTGTGGCAAATTTGTGTCCCAGGGTTCCTGATTCCTATATAACCAGTCATCACTGTTCCAGGCATCTACAGGAAAATGTTCACCTTCGGTCAATCTTGTCATAATCACTGCATGGGATGATTCTTCTCCAGAAATTCTCTGTTTTGGGACTAATTCctgattttctgaaattctctctctgtctagaaataaataaaaaaatgccATGAACTGGAAGGAAAATTGCTTAATTAGGAAAGGAATGCTAAGCCACATAATGGTATACACATTATCTTATGGATCTTTAAATACAGAATTGAAATGTGAGGTGGGGTTAGAAAACAAGGActatagaagaaataaatgagataaaaatattaaaaagaggatgagatcatAAAATATGAGGAGAGCTATTTAGGAATACTAAGGAGAATACACAGAACTTGGCAGAATATCAGTATATATACAGAGATGGCATGGCATATCACATTTCAAGCCATCACTGGTTCATAACTAGTCTGTAAGAGTTATACCTAATATTGCTTTCTCCAATAACTTGTCTCTTTTAACCCAAGCTGTTTGAAAAAATAAGCCCTTCTAAAATACCAATTTAATCATTTCTTTAGGAACATGTCTAAATTTATAGGCCCTGTACCTTAACCATCTGAAAGCAAACCTGCAATCATAGTGCCCCTATTATCCTTATGGCAGCAGTTATTCCCTGTATTTAATAGAGGCAGAAAGAACTGAAATATATGATAGCATGGAAACTATTCTTATTCTGGGCGCAAAAATCACTCCTGATTCTAAAAGTGCTCAAACATTTTTCTATGTGTTTCTTAGGACTCAAAACTTTACCTGATTCAGGTtgggtttttctcttttcacctctctttaagtttctgtatttcttttgatAAAGTTTCACTTCCCTTCTCTAAATTCCCTTTCACttagtttctgtgtgtgtgtatatatatatatatacacacacacacatacacacacccagtAAACTGTGCATTctagcatttctttaaaaattaaatttaaatgaactttctttctctttttccacatAATTTCAGATATGTCTAACACTGTTGTCTTCCATGATTTATCAGTAGCTAAATAAGATCTTCAGCTTTGCAGTTTCACACAGTTTCTAGGACATCTCCGCTTGACTATTCCTACTCTCTTCCAAAACTCAACAAATGAGAGACTATCTCCCTCCATGTGGAAACAGCTTCCCTTGACATCCTCATTTTTGTTCAATGAGTCACTGGTCTTTTAACATTTACACTGGAGTTTATAAAGAAAACTTGAATAACCACGGCTCTTCATCTCTCACATCTAATCTGTCCTTAGGTAATACTGTTTTACTTGATGAAATGACTTTTACCTCAAAGCAGCTCCCACTGATACATCCAACTTTGTCAAGTATATATCAATTCAGCCTCCTTTAGTCTAATTTCTAGGAGCAATCATCATTTGTCTATACAATGCCCATGCTAGAACGTAGACTATTAAACAGAGTGTCCCAGGGTGGAGCCCAGGCATATACTGGGAATCCTGACTGCAGTCTTCCTGTCTCCACCTCACCAGTGTATGTTGGATGTGTGGGAGCAGATAACCTGTTCCTTGAAGTCACAGGTTTTCAGAGCAAGAGGAATCTCTTCCAAACCTGGACTTAATTCACAGAATGAGTTTCTGGACTTCAAACTTGATGCCATAATGAGATGACATCTGGGGAGAGAGTAAATGTAATTAACAAGGAAAATGAAGTCAATTTGTGGTCAGAGGACAAACTACAGCAGATCAAAATTATGGCACGTTCTCTGATATGCTCTTCAGAGAGAAGTGCAGggttttttagtgtttttttttccttccccggGAATTTGGGCTGGTCCTGTCCCTGCTTAGCCGACAGAATGTAGCAGAAGTGATACTAGGCTACTTCTGGGCCTGGCCTTCAGAAGACTGACAGCTTCCAACTCCTCTCAGGAAGTTTCCTCTCAGAGCATGGCTGCTGTGCTGTGAGGAGCCCTTGCCTCAGGAGGCCAGGTACAGGTATTCTGGTCCACAGGACCAGCAAAATTCCCATGACAGCCTGCATCAACCTCCGGCTATGTGATGAGTCATCCTGGCCATTCCATCCCACTCAAGTGGCCAGAACACCCATCCTCAGCCAACATCATATGGAATGTAAGAATTCCTAAGTCAACTCACAAAATTGTGAGAATTACTAAGATaactgttttaagtcactaagttttagGATGATCTGTAAGAAGTAAAAGATGATCAAAACCATAATTGTTCTAGCAGTATTTACTGAACAGCAAATTTCCTGGTTGTATTTCCCTAATAAGTATGTTCTCCTTACATTTGTACAACTCATTTTTCACATAAATTTCTCACATTTTTTACTcctatttaaaaaatcactttaatgtattttgttattttcaagtCACTTAGTTCTAAGATGTAGAAAACctactaatatatttttatatctggcCATCTTACAAAATCCTTAACAGATATAATAATTTTGATACTGAGgatatattttgataaatataaGTGATGCCTAGCTGCATCACTTTTcagtacaccagaaactaacacaacattgtaaatcaactacacaccaattaaaaaaaaaataaggagtcTGTGTTTCTAACCCACACCACTGTTTTGCCTgttcacataagaaaaaaaaaagtctgtgaatGAAAAGCAAtgactttttttcttcaaagtttaGCTGGTTTGTTGTCACCTCCTAACTATCAACTCAAACCCAACTCAAACTGGGTCATACATTATCTGTGTATTTAATGAACAGAAGCTTCTTACAAATGCCTCAGATCTGCCTGATTCTTACCAAAAACAGCTGTTCTTGGGATTTCTTGCTCCATTATCCAACTTTCTTTCTTACTCTCCAACTTGGAGGTCTCAACTGGTTTGGAAAGTAGATGCTCTTTTCAtggggaaaaggaaacaaagacatTTCAGACATTTTTATAGGGAAGAGAATTCAATCCCAAAGTAGTAGTCTCTGAGCTGCTAAAAGATAAGGCCAGTGAACCTGTGCATTTCTAGCTCTGCATCAGAAAGGACTTTGAATCACATTCAGCAAGAGCATCTGCTCTTGTTCCCAAAAGTTATTAGAAAATCTAAACCCAAACTCAAATATCCTCAACCACTTCAGCAGTCCTAGTTTTTAACAGAAGTTGAAGAgactactgggcttcccaggtggcgctagtggtaaagaacccacccaacaatgcaggagacataagagatgaggcttggatccctgggtcaggaagatcccctggaggaaggcatggcaactcactccagtattcttgcctggagaatccccataaacagaagagcctggcaggctacatacagtccgtagggttgcaaagagttggacacgactgaagcaactgagcacgcatgcatgaagAGACTACTAAAGGGCAGATTAGGTAAATACACAGATACTACCTTTATGCAGTGAATTCAGGTTCCTAtagttctccagcatcacatgCCTGTACAGGTTCTTTACAGCAGGGTCCAGTTGCCCCCACTCTTCTTTGCTGAATTCCACAACCACATCTTCTAATTTCACTGGTTCCTAAAACATTAAGTTCCTATTTAAATAAAGGTCTCCAAAATATCAGTATTACTAGAGAAGAAATGAATTTGGAAAGAATAGGGTAGGTggtcacaatatatacaaatatacaaaaataattgaTAGGACAGTGTTGGGAGTTCTAAGTGTTAAAAATCAAGTTACATGAGGGCCTATCAACTTGGTACTCTGTGAGGGCtgcaaaaggaaaatgaagggCCGTCCTAACTCTAGATGAgcttatattttaattgaagagAAAAAACAGTTGGAATAACTGTGGAACAAAAAATTACTATAGAGTACAAATAACTTACACAAAGAGTTCAGAACAGGAAGAGTTTAAGGTAGAATTGTAGGAAATTTGTAATGAAGATGTAGGCTCTGCTAGAAGAGGGAGCATCTCTAATTAGGAAATGCAACCTTTTGATGCctcatccttcaggtctcagAGCCCAGTGTCACTCTGTTAAatacgtttttttttttcctctgattacCCAACAAAGTGGCCTTCT
This portion of the Bos taurus isolate L1 Dominette 01449 registration number 42190680 breed Hereford chromosome 15, ARS-UCD2.0, whole genome shotgun sequence genome encodes:
- the ZNF215 gene encoding zinc finger protein 215 isoform X1, giving the protein MQPLSKLMTISKPHNLTPHEQSEVLRADTSWQQETIAVMETDDCEASRQKFRHFQYLEVSGPREALSQLWELSLQWLRPEIHTKKQILELLVLEQFLTILPEEVRTWVNLQHPKNSKEVVSLIQDVIDMLEDEGITCKDSVLHQKGSFKKEKMEADLITGKSQEPVKLEDVVVEFSKEEWGQLDPAVKNLYRHVMLENYRNLNSLHKEHLLSKPVETSKLESKKESWIMEQEIPRTAVFDRERISENQELVPKQRISGEESSHAVIMTRLTEGEHFPVDAWNSDDWLYRNQEPWDTNLPQEVFIPNIMYTEEGDFEYSENKVSADVKSVKSIFDTQQEIPMRKDSPKCDQLKTNFEFNLDSIGKQHSEYKCGSALSLSTDIQHPKSHTTVNFYKCYQCGKAFSRSSSLIRHQIIHTGERPYQCSECGRCFNRRSNLTKHQKIHAATKAWEGSQCGKAISEHEDSNKNPGLHSANNLYECVKCGKSFTRGSSLTRHQTIHTGEKPFKCKQCKKTFNRSSNLLKHQKIHT